A DNA window from Helianthus annuus cultivar XRQ/B chromosome 15, HanXRQr2.0-SUNRISE, whole genome shotgun sequence contains the following coding sequences:
- the LOC110892345 gene encoding uncharacterized protein LOC110892345 encodes MWRLLLDRIPTKEALRRRNIIHGESACDYCSEEVESADHVFTGCGLATGVWQGIANWVRLPPIFLFSIKDLLEVVKCSGWSKGRKEILYGIVMVTCWRIWKARNERIFSQKNRSVVELVADVKSLSYLWFCSRGKNGGVDWKGWKVFSFDVM; translated from the coding sequence ATGTGGAGGCTTCTTTTAGATAGAATTCCTACTAAAGAGGCGTTGCGAAGAAGGAACATTATTCATGGTGAGAGCGCTTGTGATTATTGCAGCGAAGAGGTTGAGAGTGCTGACCATGTTTTTACTGGTTGTGGGCTGGCGACAGGTGTGTGGCAGGGTATTGCAAATTGGGTTCGGTTACCTCCGATTTTTCTGTTTTCTATTAAAGACTTACTCGAAGTGGTTAAGTGCTCGGGATGGTCGAAAGGTAGGAAAGAGATTCTTTACGGGATTGTTATGGTGACCTGTTGGCGGATCTGGAAAGCCAGAAATGAGAGGATATTTTCTCAGAAGAATAGAAGTGTTGTGGAGTTAGTGGCGGATGTTAAATCTTTGAGTTATCTTTGGTTTTGTAGTAGAGGTAAAAATGGGGGAGTGGATTGGAAGGGTTGGAAAGTTTTTTCTTTTGATGTAATGTAA
- the LOC110892344 gene encoding uncharacterized protein LOC110892344, with translation MTGRDRYKVDTWYEAPSRKGRKNNADVGSKVNGPVATKFFVSNIPEGCTSAVLNDVFKGFGNLIGTYIARKYDKLGKRFGFVSFANVKDPITLEKDLKDVWIGSYKLFIVLARFVDGEKVTWKEDKKWVPVAGKNNEARVKKDVHVTVENQPASALFEGRSFRDTLVGKEKGDDMVHVVLDDEVIGNVFWNGLGLLGTTKDLQALTSLKDWLRSVRLPNIRIRYVGGLSVILVFEDKEGMMDFLSTKEVWNPVLSTLVVWEGQRLPCDRIAWLKILGLPLCLFDSTVVDKIGSMFGRVVQSAQVNEDLEDYSYAMVGVLCNSIKRFNQVCNVKWRNEVIAILVEEELGEWIPDCIGMDGEESLDDLRPQKMTVDSLGDKECLNEEAQLSFLFTRLNYGLVRIEWGCVGMKIFLSGVSGFP, from the coding sequence ATGACGGGTAGGGATAGGTACAAGGTAGATACATGGTACGAGGCACCATCAAGGAAGGGTAGGAAGAACAATGCAGACGTGGGTTCGAAGGTTAATGGTCCGGTGGCGACAAAGTTTTTTGTGTCCAATATTCCTGAAGGTTGTACGTCGGCGGTTCTGAATGACGTGTTTAAAGGATTTGGAAATTTGATCGGTACGTATATTGCAAGAAAATACGATAAGCTAGGTAAACGTTTTGGGTTTGTCTCGTTTGCTAATGTCAAAGACCCGATAACGCTTGAGAAGGATTTAAAGGATGTTTGGATAggctcgtacaagttgttcattgTATTGGCTAGGTTTGTTGATGGGGAGAAAGTCACCTGGAAGGAGGATAAGAAGTGGGTTCCTGTAGCTGGGAAAAATAATGAGGCTAGAGTGAAGAAGGATGTGCATGTTACAGTGGAAAATCAGCCAGCTTCTGCTTTGTTTGAAGGTCGGTCGTTTCGAGATACTTTGGTTGGTAAGGAGAAGGGAGACGATATGGTTCATGTGGTTTTGGATGATGAGGTCATTGGGAACGTATTTTGGAATGGGTTGGGTTTGCTTGGTACGACAAAAGACTTGCAGGCTCTAACCTCCTTAAAGGATTGGCTCAGGTCAGTAAGACTTCCGAATATTCGTATTCGTTATGTAGGAGGGTTATCGGTGATCTTGGTGTTTGAAGACAAGGAGGGTATGATGGACTTTTTAAGCACCAAGGAGGTTTGGAACCCAGTGTTATCTACTTTGGTGGTATGGGAAGGACAAAGGTTACCGTGTGATCGCATTGCATGGCTTAAGATTTTGGGGCTGCCTTTGTGTTTGTTTGACTCCACTGTTGTTGACAAGATTGGGTCTATGTTTGGGAGGGTGGTTCAATCGGCTCAAGTTAACGAGGACCTTGAAGACTACTCGTATGCCATGGTAGGTGTCTTGTGTAATTCGATAAAAAGATTTAACCAAGTTTGTAACGTGAAATGGAGAAACGAGGTAATAGCAATCTTAGTGGAGGAAGAGCTTGGCGAGTGGATTCCGGATTGCATTGGTATGGATGGGGAGGAGTCTTTAGATGATCTGAGGCCTCAGAAGATGACAGTAGATTCACTTGGTGATAAGGAGTGTCTGAATGAGGAGGCCCAGTTGTCTTTTCTGTTTACGAGGCTAAACTATGGATTAGTAAGGATCGAATGGGGGTGCGTAGGGATGAAAATATTTTTAAGTGGTGTAAGTGGGTTCCCTTGA